The Cyclopterus lumpus isolate fCycLum1 chromosome 6, fCycLum1.pri, whole genome shotgun sequence genome contains a region encoding:
- the fjx1 gene encoding four-jointed box protein 1, translated as MRAFSANLVALLFLCALASVFYVWSALESRLERHKRGFSVPGGGSAPQGLPADLSAKTFRALLAVPAAQRPHLGGRLEAPNLTDQTTAAGNRDYHVNGDNKRSAPREGPVKLGSPVEDGVFWSEWLEDLLPVGFTEEYARAWRERARTRRIVKLEPGCGRISNQLATFSDGTKACVRYGINADQVQGETLTYYLASLLGITNLPPLTLSQLNGDSEQWAAVRSRIGGLQWSDRAVVSLTEWVSNLTGVVTPAPLRQESSGLHPVPGELWNKTTAELLELMQWSDLIIFDYLTANFDRLVSNLFSLQWDPRVMERDTNNLLKTPRGDLVFIDNEAGLVHGFRVLNMWEKYHNTILSSVCVFRKRTMQRVEELHRGRDARRMLLELYRDSEPLSLELGFLSDEHAGVLQDRIDRLYKHMLHCKGKYSRL; from the coding sequence ATGAGGGCTTTTTCAGCAAACTTGGTCGCCCTGCTTTTCCTCTGCGCCCTTGCGAGTGTGTTCTACGTGTGGAGCGCACTGGAGAGCCGTTTGGAGCGACACAAACGCGGCTTCTCGGTGCCGGGCGGAGGCTCTGCTCCCCAGGGTCTCCCGGCGGACCTCTCCGCCAAAACTTTCCGGGCATTGCTCGCTGTCCCAGCGGCACAAAGACCACACTTGGGGGGCAGACTCGAGGCTCCCAACCTCACTGATCAAACGACCGCCGCAGGAAATCGAGATTACCATGTGAATGGGGATAACAAGAGATCAGCGCCGCGGGAGGGCCCTGTCAAGTTGGGCTCCCCGGTGGAGGATGGGGTATTTTGGAGTGAATGGCTGGAGGATCTCCTCCCCGTGGGCTTCACGGAGGAATACGCCCGGGCTTGGCGAGAGAGAGCCAGGACACGCCGAATAGTGAAGCTGGAGCCCGGATGCGGAAGGATATCTAACCAACTCGCCACTTTCTCAGATGGGACCAAAGCGTGTGTGCGTTACGGGATAAACGCGGATCAGGTGCAAGGGGAAACTTTGACATATTACCTTGCCAGTTTGCTGGGCATCACAAACCTGCCTCCTCTAACACTGTCCCAGCTGAACGGCGACAGTGAACAATGGGCGGCTGTGAGGTCGCGGATAGGTGGATTGCAGTGGAGCGATCGCGCCGTGGTTTCTCTCACCGAGTGGGTCTCCAACCTGACCGGGGTGGTCACACCGGCGCCGCTCCGGCAGGAGAGCAGCGGGCTGCATCCTGTGCCCGGGGAGCTCTGGAACAAGACGACGGCGGAGCTGCTGGAACTGATGCAGTGGAGCGACCTGATCATCTTCGACTACCTGACCGCAAACTTCGACAGACTCGTCAGCAATCTGTTCAGCCTGCAGTGGGATCCGCGCGTAATGGAGAGGGACACCAACAACCTCCTCAAAACACCCCGCGGGGACCTTGTGTTCATAGACAACGAGGCCGGACTCGTGCACGGCTTTCGGGTGTTGAACATGTGGGAGAAATACCACAACACGATactgagctctgtgtgtgtgttcagaaaaAGGACCATGCAGCGCGTGGAGGAGCTGCACAGGGGCAGAGACGCCAGGCGAATGCTGCTGGAGCTCTACAGAGACAGCGAGCCTTTGTCTCTGGAACTGGGATTTCTCTCAGACGAGCACGCCGGTGTTCTCCAGGACAGGATAGACCGATTATACAAACACATGTTGCACTGCAAAGGAAAGTACAGCCGGCTGTGA